In the genome of Pseudorasbora parva isolate DD20220531a chromosome 10, ASM2467924v1, whole genome shotgun sequence, one region contains:
- the soul3 gene encoding heme-binding protein soul3, with the protein MDRGGCRMSGGGGGGMISLEDLESMSEDPLSDGLEEDREEEEEDREEEEEQGRLLQYWTDVARGHQVEVPRDMAEPIHQITTNNDGTHTREQVPHTLITRKEKCGELAYEKRHYEKAHWACITVHEDTYEQSICYGFMKIMRFICQQNTAGSYLGMTIPIVTVVRTDEMQSTLDRAVTVAYYLPAQHQTDPPRPHDPEIRIELWPATIVYTRAFSGATNELSIINEVRRLAEALDRPAVCESFIVAGYTNPAAANRHNEIWFLERP; encoded by the exons ATGGATCGCGGCGGGTGTCGGATGAGCGGCGGAGGCGGAGGCGGGATGATCAGCCTGGAGGACCTGGAGTCCATGTCGGAGGACCCGCTGTCAGACGGTCTCGAAGAGGACcgggaagaggaggaggaggaccgggaagaggaggaggagcagGGGAGACTCCTGCAGTACTGGACCGATGTGGCCCGGGGACACCAGGTGGAGGTGCCGAgag ACATGGCCGAACCCATCCACCAGATCACCACCAATAATGacggcacacacacacgggaGCAGGTTCCTCACACACTCATCACACGCAAGGAGAAG tgCGGAGAGCTGGCGTATGAGAAGCGTCACTATGAGAAGGCACACTGGGCCTGCATTACGGTTCATGAGGACACGTATGAGCAAAGCATCTGCTACGGCTTCATGAAGATCATGAGATTCATCTGCCAGCAGAACACAGCAG gcAGTTACCTGGGCATGACCATACCCATTGTGACGGTGGTCCGCACAGACGAGATGCAGAGCACATTAGACCGCGCCGTGACTGTGGCGTATTATCTGCCCGCTCAGCACCAAACCGACCCGCCGCGACCCCACGACCCCGAGATCCGCATTGAGCTGTGGCCCGCCACCATAGTCTACACCAG GGCTTTCAGCGGCGCCACGAACGAGCTGTCCATTATTAACGAGGTGCGGCGATTGGCCGAGGCTCTGGACCGCCCGGCCGTCTGCGAGTCCTTCATCGTGGCCGGATACACCAATCCGGCGGCGGCCAATCGGCACAACGAGATCTGGTTCCTGGAGCGGCCCTGA